A window of Cohnella herbarum contains these coding sequences:
- a CDS encoding DUF4832 domain-containing protein produces MMLKKKLLAALLTVILIAGLLPAYVANAASFTFNPDYASVFPNPERGYHNRYEIVNDPSVNDYASSATSIAGFNPDMLDRTFARAKQAGNSLIHSYIHLDKYTNADQLPQALLDSLSSGLAAIRTAGLKIVLRPAYAWSGSPTVPESRILGHIQQINAVISANADVVLHLEAGYLGPWGEWHTSQFTDPFTRTDADTRYRIIKKILSTTPSSIPLVIRYPIFIKEVLELPTPSGTTALTQDDKDRIGFHNDCFLSDSADMGTYDNNSWMGWFYVEQKKQWMYDLATSTGGNKMMGGETCDSAGSNDLAGVNVQSEMSKLNFTEINEDFAAVNINIWKNANLSASGNDPAETAFTRIKRKLGYRLRLIDANFPTSISPGGSFGFSANLSNDGYSGIIKSRPAFLVFDNGTQRYNVQLTGVDVRQWLSGPVALSNQTVALPGNMVAGTYKLALWLPDADVNLRTRPEYSVRFANTGTWDAVKGYNVLANAISVSGDPVVPEAPANLQASPGNSQVTLTWDISAGASSYTVLRSATSGSGYAQIASGLTSTSYTNTGLTNGTTYYYVVRAVNAVGTSGNSNQAGATPAAISIPSAPASLTATPGNSQVVLTWPASTGATSYTVLRSATNGTGYAQVATGIAGTSYTNTALTNGTTYYYVVRAANGAGSSGNSPQASATPSAPQPVTIDSYANQTVFANKKNDLNQSFSWTMDSLYYGSDSSGNIVLNSGGNGQFLQENVNQSLAGASNLIIRARDWSDTDTESHWNVVLNDGTDHTVGPISTYGNITGSYTDIAIPLSAFNANLANTQYLRIVHRDATYSVLMIDTISADGGGTGGNGGDTIAPSVPANLASTGKTSSTVGLSWSASTDNVGVTGYVVYRNGTQVGTLTGTSFTDTGLSAATTYSYTVKATDAAGNQSAASPSLLVTTDAASSQISYEAEAAGNTLAGGAAVSSCGTCSGGSKVGYVGNNGGTLQFNGVTPASSGSQTVKVYYLNGDAGRSAQISVNGGSPATLNFPNSGGWSTVASIDVTLSLTAGTNTIKLSNSGGWAPDFDRITLSAPPDAIAPSIPSNLASTVKTSNSVSLSWSASTDNVGVTGYVVYRNGTSVGTPTGTAFTDTGLAANTSYNYTVKAADAAGNLSAASSSLAVTTNAPPPGGAASTVPAGVPVNPYAVNSPDASLAVHPLAKGTDPVTNPLKGFAIWYYPGDHADKTATQYGGINNSIEWKYFGFGELMTGANSYDWELVEKALDEVASHGKQLSLRVASCESFSSKDVPDFLMSQVRNGCILNYDSPVVMQAFQNFIAAFGAKYDGDPRIAFIHMGLVGRWGEWHTWPNDGSNGTQNWMMSDANANLILDAYNSAFRVTRVENRYPRSGGGTHITTLARIGYHDDSFAYREMDPVLGRVGSMTLPLSMNGKSDSLLTQALLFGAENKWVTASIGGEVRPEVQGNLFDPASATKDDALTDVEMTHATWMICQNCKYNKNDPNEVSVWQKMGYNFYAKNAYFNNSVSGSFKVGVQIENSGSAPFYYGPDMYPVELALKDGSGNIVKTWTTDWDLRTIVPKQVKVFPEWNVSGNPIYVNFGQPQYFDATVNAAGVPPGQYKLVMHVYNPLWKIKEADVRAKGHMPSYLPWNNPLPILFANQSQGADGWLELGPITLQ; encoded by the coding sequence CCGGTACGAGATAGTCAACGATCCCTCCGTCAACGACTACGCCAGCTCCGCTACGAGCATCGCCGGCTTTAACCCGGACATGCTGGACCGCACCTTCGCCCGTGCCAAACAAGCCGGGAACTCCCTCATTCACAGCTATATCCACCTAGACAAGTACACGAACGCGGATCAACTTCCGCAAGCTCTTCTCGACAGCTTATCCTCCGGTCTCGCGGCCATTCGGACAGCAGGATTAAAAATCGTCCTGCGTCCCGCCTACGCCTGGTCGGGATCGCCGACCGTCCCCGAAAGCCGCATACTGGGGCATATTCAGCAGATCAACGCGGTCATATCGGCCAACGCCGATGTCGTTCTCCATTTGGAAGCCGGCTATCTCGGACCGTGGGGGGAATGGCATACGAGTCAATTTACCGATCCGTTCACCCGAACGGATGCCGACACGCGTTATCGCATCATTAAGAAAATTTTGAGCACGACTCCTTCCTCCATTCCGCTCGTCATTCGTTACCCGATATTCATCAAGGAGGTGCTCGAGCTTCCAACTCCTTCGGGAACGACCGCTTTGACGCAGGACGACAAGGACCGGATCGGCTTCCATAACGACTGTTTCCTGTCCGACAGCGCGGATATGGGAACCTACGATAACAATTCTTGGATGGGCTGGTTCTATGTCGAACAGAAGAAGCAATGGATGTACGATCTGGCGACCTCTACCGGTGGCAATAAAATGATGGGAGGGGAAACCTGCGACTCCGCGGGCAGCAACGACTTGGCGGGCGTTAATGTCCAGTCGGAAATGAGCAAGCTCAATTTTACCGAAATCAACGAGGATTTCGCGGCCGTTAATATCAACATCTGGAAAAATGCCAACCTCTCCGCATCCGGCAACGATCCGGCGGAAACCGCCTTTACCCGGATCAAGCGAAAGCTCGGTTACAGGCTGCGGTTGATCGACGCCAACTTCCCTACGAGCATAAGTCCCGGCGGCAGCTTCGGCTTCTCCGCCAACCTGAGCAATGACGGCTATTCCGGGATCATTAAATCACGCCCTGCTTTCCTAGTATTCGATAACGGAACGCAGCGCTATAATGTCCAGTTGACCGGAGTGGACGTACGGCAATGGTTGAGCGGCCCCGTCGCTTTATCGAACCAAACCGTCGCCCTTCCGGGCAACATGGTTGCCGGTACCTACAAATTAGCCCTCTGGCTCCCGGATGCGGACGTCAACTTACGCACGCGGCCGGAATATTCCGTCCGGTTCGCCAATACGGGCACATGGGATGCCGTCAAAGGTTACAACGTGTTGGCAAACGCCATATCCGTCAGCGGAGACCCGGTCGTGCCCGAAGCGCCGGCGAACTTGCAAGCATCGCCGGGTAATAGCCAAGTTACTTTGACTTGGGACATTTCCGCGGGGGCGAGCAGCTACACGGTGCTTCGTTCCGCTACCAGCGGCTCCGGCTACGCGCAAATTGCGAGCGGCCTTACGTCCACAAGCTATACGAATACCGGTTTAACGAACGGAACGACTTATTATTACGTGGTCAGAGCCGTTAACGCCGTTGGAACAAGCGGCAACTCGAACCAAGCCGGCGCGACTCCGGCAGCCATCTCGATTCCTTCCGCCCCCGCTTCGTTAACGGCGACGCCGGGCAATTCGCAAGTCGTTCTGACCTGGCCCGCTTCCACGGGAGCAACTAGCTATACCGTGCTCCGCTCCGCCACGAACGGAACGGGATATGCCCAAGTCGCCACGGGCATTGCCGGCACCTCTTACACGAACACCGCATTGACGAACGGAACGACCTACTATTACGTAGTCCGCGCGGCGAACGGAGCCGGCAGCAGCGGCAACTCGCCTCAGGCGAGCGCGACCCCTTCCGCTCCTCAGCCGGTAACGATCGATTCTTACGCCAACCAGACGGTTTTCGCCAATAAGAAAAACGATCTGAACCAAAGCTTCAGTTGGACGATGGATAGTTTGTATTACGGATCGGACAGCTCGGGTAATATCGTCCTGAACTCCGGCGGAAACGGACAATTTTTGCAGGAAAACGTTAATCAAAGCCTAGCCGGGGCAAGCAATTTAATCATCCGAGCACGCGATTGGAGCGATACCGACACCGAGAGCCATTGGAATGTCGTGCTAAATGACGGTACGGATCACACGGTCGGGCCGATTAGCACATACGGAAATATTACCGGCAGCTATACGGATATCGCCATTCCGCTATCCGCATTTAACGCAAACCTAGCCAATACCCAGTATTTGCGCATCGTGCATCGCGACGCTACCTATTCGGTACTTATGATCGACACGATCTCCGCCGATGGAGGCGGTACCGGCGGCAATGGCGGAGATACGATCGCGCCTTCGGTTCCGGCGAACCTTGCGTCTACGGGCAAAACAAGCAGCACGGTCGGTCTTTCTTGGAGCGCGTCTACCGATAACGTAGGCGTTACTGGTTACGTCGTCTATCGGAACGGGACGCAAGTCGGCACGCTGACGGGAACCAGCTTTACCGACACAGGGCTAAGTGCGGCCACAACTTACAGTTATACCGTCAAAGCTACGGATGCCGCGGGTAACCAATCCGCGGCCAGCCCAAGCCTATTGGTAACGACCGATGCCGCCTCTTCGCAAATCAGCTATGAAGCGGAAGCGGCGGGCAATACGTTAGCAGGCGGAGCCGCGGTCTCTTCATGCGGCACATGCTCCGGCGGCTCCAAAGTCGGATACGTCGGCAACAACGGCGGCACGCTTCAGTTCAATGGAGTAACTCCGGCCAGCTCCGGAAGCCAAACGGTCAAAGTCTATTATCTGAACGGGGACGCCGGCCGCTCCGCGCAAATCAGCGTGAACGGCGGTTCTCCCGCCACGTTGAATTTTCCGAATAGCGGGGGATGGAGTACCGTCGCTTCGATTGACGTAACGCTATCCCTTACCGCGGGAACGAATACGATTAAATTGTCGAATTCCGGCGGCTGGGCGCCGGATTTCGACAGAATTACGCTCAGTGCTCCGCCTGACGCCATCGCGCCCTCCATTCCTTCCAACTTAGCTTCAACGGTAAAAACCAGCAATTCCGTCAGCCTATCTTGGAGCGCTTCGACTGACAATGTAGGCGTAACCGGCTATGTCGTCTACCGGAACGGGACCTCCGTCGGCACGCCGACGGGAACCGCCTTCACAGATACGGGACTCGCGGCAAACACCTCCTACAACTATACCGTCAAAGCCGCCGATGCCGCCGGGAACTTGTCCGCCGCGAGCTCTTCGCTCGCAGTCACGACGAATGCGCCGCCTCCCGGAGGAGCCGCTTCGACCGTTCCGGCCGGAGTCCCCGTCAATCCTTACGCGGTAAACAGTCCGGATGCATCGCTTGCGGTTCATCCCTTGGCGAAAGGAACCGACCCGGTTACCAATCCGCTGAAAGGCTTCGCGATCTGGTACTATCCCGGCGATCATGCCGATAAGACCGCAACGCAATACGGCGGAATCAACAATTCGATCGAATGGAAGTACTTCGGCTTCGGCGAGCTGATGACCGGCGCGAACTCGTACGATTGGGAACTCGTGGAGAAAGCGTTGGACGAAGTCGCTTCCCACGGCAAACAGCTATCGCTGCGGGTCGCATCCTGCGAATCGTTCTCGAGCAAAGACGTTCCGGACTTCTTAATGAGCCAAGTCCGAAACGGCTGTATCCTCAACTACGATTCTCCTGTCGTCATGCAAGCGTTCCAGAACTTCATCGCCGCGTTCGGAGCCAAGTACGACGGCGATCCTCGCATCGCCTTCATCCACATGGGGCTCGTAGGCCGATGGGGGGAATGGCATACTTGGCCGAACGACGGCAGTAACGGCACTCAGAACTGGATGATGTCCGACGCCAACGCGAATCTCATTCTCGATGCCTATAACTCCGCTTTCCGCGTCACCCGGGTTGAGAACAGATATCCGCGATCCGGCGGAGGAACGCACATTACGACACTCGCGCGAATCGGCTACCATGACGACTCGTTCGCCTACCGGGAGATGGATCCCGTACTCGGACGCGTTGGCAGTATGACGCTACCCCTGTCCATGAACGGCAAATCGGATTCCCTGTTGACTCAAGCGCTCCTATTCGGCGCGGAGAACAAATGGGTAACGGCAAGCATCGGAGGCGAAGTTCGTCCCGAAGTCCAAGGAAATCTGTTCGACCCGGCTTCCGCTACCAAGGACGACGCCTTGACGGACGTTGAAATGACCCATGCGACTTGGATGATCTGCCAGAATTGCAAATACAACAAAAACGATCCGAACGAAGTGAGCGTATGGCAGAAGATGGGCTACAATTTCTACGCGAAGAACGCGTACTTCAACAATTCCGTATCCGGCAGCTTCAAAGTCGGAGTTCAAATCGAGAACAGCGGTTCGGCGCCTTTCTATTACGGTCCGGACATGTATCCCGTTGAGCTCGCGCTGAAAGACGGAAGCGGCAATATCGTCAAAACGTGGACGACCGATTGGGATTTACGGACGATCGTGCCGAAGCAAGTCAAGGTATTCCCGGAATGGAACGTATCCGGTAATCCAATTTACGTCAACTTCGGCCAGCCGCAGTATTTCGACGCGACGGTTAATGCCGCGGGCGTACCGCCCGGCCAATACAAACTGGTCATGCACGTGTATAATCCCCTCTGGAAAATCAAAGAGGCGGACGTGCGAGCCAAGGGCCACATGCCGAGTTACTTGCCCTGGAACAACCCGCTTCCGATCCTGTTTGCCAATCAAAGCCAAGGAGCGGACGGCTGGCTCGAGCTCGGCCCGATTACGCTTCAATAA